Part of the Melopsittacus undulatus isolate bMelUnd1 chromosome 7, bMelUnd1.mat.Z, whole genome shotgun sequence genome is shown below.
TTAGCTTATTGGGATGACAGAGAAAATACTGATGTGTTGTCAAAATTGGGTCACTTTCAGATTTCTGAGGTCAGGTTTTGTAGTCTAATACCCTTAAAATCCCAGTCACTTTTGCTTACAGTTTTTTTAGCTGTTATTCTGACTAACAGTAAGAATTGCAAAATATTACATTTAGTAAACCTTAAGTAAAAAGTATAGGAAATCACATCAAAGTTTAGTGCAAATAATTCTGGGGGTACTGGAAGCTGGATCTTGCCTGTGAAGGACCCTCACAGATGCTAGATACCCTGACAGAATAGAAATCTCCATGCATTTTTAAGATCAAGTTTACAAAGCTTtaatttgctgcattttttaacATCTGTGATCAGCTTTGTATGGTTTTAGGGTAATTTTAATACTCAGCAGTGCTTTTTGCTATGTTTTTTGATCTGAAGAGCATTCAGTAGTGTTGAGTTCTACAGTGTAGTTATTTGTTCTGTGAGGAGATACAGTCTTATATCTGAGTAAGTTTTAGTTTCGTTCATTAACACCTCTAGGAAAGCTGAGGTTTTATCTCAATTTCCATATTGTGCACTATTTCACAGGCTTTAACTGTGCCCCAATTTCTTTTCAGGTTGAGCAGTTTTAatcttttctgtcatttgaGGGAGCTGTTTATTGTAACCAAAAGTGTCCTTTCTGAAACAGGCCAGTGGACAGAAGGGGtccaaaaggaaatggaaattgtGTATTTCTAGTGAATAGTTACCTTAGAACTTAGAGGGATGACTGCCTGTGATTGAGCAATAGCCTCCTTATTTAAAATTCATCATCCTGTCACCAAATTGCAGTAACTGGCTTTGCAGGCAGACCTAGTTCATTGCAACAAAGTCAAAATAACTTTACGCATTAGAGATTTATTTGCTGTTGTTACCAATTCATTTTACTTAGCTAATTCTCTCTGCCTTTGTGCAGGGACTTTTGAGGATTGATATTTCTCACATGAGTGATTGCATTGGCATTTTTAGAGTTCCAGTTCTCACAAGAATAAATACTGGTAATTTATAATATATCTTGAAGATGGTTCTTCCTTGCACAATCTCTCAAAATTTGTCTGCAACATTCATAAAGTAAATTGGTATCAGCTGTGTTTGCAGCCATGTCTGGCTAGAATGGATCTGTCAGTGGCCCATCTTTTAGAGGAAAGTACAGGTTCTTCACCAGGAACCATGGGATGACCCTGAGACCTGGGCTGGGAGTTAAAGGCGGGTATGTGTGGGTAAGGTGGGGTTGTTGGTTTTCTTacttccctcttccccccttcGTTTTTGTGggtgataagaaaatgaaaatatatgccAAATCTTTACATTAAGCATATCTGACTTTTTAGTTCCAATAGCGAACTGGAACGAGAACTTAGACTCATTTCTACTATAGCCATTTTTAGTGTGATTCTCACCATACTTCTTTCTTTGCACTTGTGTAGTAGCCGCAGAATAATTTCATACATGAGGATTTCAGTATTGATTTTTATATGCCTCAGCTTTTTCAGGACTTCTTTAGGCAGGTTTATGTCTAGTTTAGGTCCAAATATCAGTTTGCTAAAATCTATAAATTTCTATATGCCCGCTGCAAACATAAATTATATTAagtttttaaaggaacaaaaatagaAGTGAGAGATAGGAAACATGGTAGTTGATGGATTTATTAAATCAGATTAATGAAATTGGTATATGAATATTTTGTTGTCTGCAACACATAATCATTTATTACAGCTGTTTACAGTTAATAATAGAGCAGTTTTTATTGTCTAGAAACTGATCATTTGAACTAGAGTctctaaagaggaaaaaatttcATTGGACAGTTGTCTTCATTCTTTGTATtatgttttttgctttgctctATGCATTTCAAAATCTTCTTAATTCATATGGTTTACtcaataaatgtttttattatataGGTTCTTGGGCAGATCGCTCACCTCTGCATGAGGCAGCCAGTCAAGGACGTCTTCTTTCTCTAAAGACTTTATTGTCACAGGTGAAGGCCATGTTCTtgatatttctttcatttctaatgTTACTTAGTCTCTCATAGATTATTAATGCAGATTTGGTatgctttcctttgctttgttcGCTTGAATTTTGCAGAGCAATACacatttaagatttttttaatgtgataagATacaagttaatattttaaatatattctctGTATGTTTTAAAACTTCTCTCTTCCCTAAAAAAAACTTGTCAAAGCTGTATCTAAATTCATATCAATCTTCCCCTCTTGCATAGTATGTTAATGCAGTTCTACTGTGTTAAGCCCTCAGGTAAATAGAGCTGGTCAGGAAGATACTTGCTGAGGGGAAGAATCACTGAAACATTCTGGGTTTTGCACAGCTGtggtttaaaaaatatatatattttttaatacaaaggGAGGGACTGTGAACTGCTATACTTATACTATTACAGTATTGTCATATTATCTACTACAATACTAAAAAATTATACTATGGAATACATTTGATAAAAGCCAATAGATACAACGAGTAGTTCTTAAGAATCAAGCAACATCTACTGCAGAAAATTTCAAAGGCTTGATGATTTTATCAGTCCAAGACATGTTTTCCTTGCTAAATTCATGGTTTTAGATAGTTCAAACCTTAAGTTGGAGAACCATGGTATCACAGAAAAGTTTAGACTCAGGGCCTTGTTGATTTTTAAAGATCACCATCAGTGGAGATGCATCAACCTCTCTGAACCCCTGTTCCAGGGTTTCACTGTCCCCACAGTGATTCTTTTTGTGTTCACTGAAGATTTATTTATTGCAAGTAGAGTTTTAAGCCTAATTATTGTAGACTATTAATTTGAAAAAACCAGTTGTTTTATGATCTTTATATGTCATTCATGTCCTGTATAGGGGTACAATGTTGACACACTAACAATTGACCAAGTAACACCACTTCATGAAGCCTGCTTGGGAGATCATGTAGGATGTGCAAGAATTCTTCTTGAAGCAGGAGCAAACGTAAGGAGGTTTGATTTTGTATATGGAGTCCAGTGCTAACCTTGGTTTAACTGAGAAGGATATATTCCatgatttgtgttttaattgGTATTTCTCTCTGCTCACCCTATTGCTTGTATTGCTCTCATTTAATTATAATAAACTGCCATCTGAAAGCTAGCAAAGGAAAGCAATGGGCAGACACTAAGACAAGTGACAAACTGGAGAGAATCTGCTAGCAATATGTCACCAGCCTTATTTCTTTGAATTTCATTACATTATTTCTGTTGTAACTATGGAATGCATCCCtcttctcttccattttcttctggCTTTGAGTGGCTTCCAGAAGATTGCTCTTTTAATCTTTTAGTCTCCAGAATGTCTTTTTGTCACACTGCACTTGTgtgatcttaaagttctttgGTCTGAGAACAAAAAGGCACATCTTTTCTGTGCTCCTGACACAGGCTGTTATCCCAAAACTTTATGGGACCTTAGAGACCACTTTCCTACAATCTTTGCTGACACTGCAAATATATGCATAGTTCACCAAATCTCTGATCTTTCTGATGGAAATATTTATTGTCCTTAAAATTCAGTCTTGACAACCATGTAGATTATATTTGTTATtacagaagatgaagaagagaaaatgtacATAGATGTTTCCAAACCCAATTCCTCTTCACCTCAGCTAGCATGAGGATCCTAAAGACACAAATCTAGACATCCTATGAGCAAAACTATAAgaacaaatataatttttctatctaatttttttttagtactttttattgctttggTGGGCTTGGGTGTTGTGTGGAAGAGGATATGCCAGAACCTGGGAAGGAGTCCTCTCCTAATACCTGTGCTCCCTCTTTTAGTATGATTATCCCTCACAAGTTTGCCTAGTTTCTCTCCTCATTCTCTCACACTGGGAATATTCAGTTAACAAGTGAGTTGATGAGGTTGGTATTAAATCAGCAAGCCTGTACTATCAGCTTTGTTTCCATCCTGTGAAATATTCCTTTGACCAGGAGGTTAAAAccacagaagaaaatggaaaatctcACATCTAACATGGAGTTTGCATTCTTAACAGAGCTGTGGAGAGAAaccccccattatcccattattaTCCACAGTGTATATTTTCAGCATCAGTGAAACAAAGTGCAGTGgctttcaaaaattatttactgGTCAGGTGTTAATGTGTGCTCTTTGTTATTCCAggtgtgttttggtttattcaACATAGTTTAACCAGAATAATAGTAAACTAATTTTAACTGAGGGATGTGGTGAGAGGAAGACAGTAGCACAGGGACTGATCAATTAAGCAATCAATTCTAGCCActtattttgggggttttttgttattCTAATGCAATTTCTAACTATATCCTGTTCAAAATTTTacctttctttcagttctgttctGAAATAGATTTTATATATTCTAGGTAAACGCTACAACAATTGATGGAGTCACACCTTTATTTAATGCATGTTCAAGAGGCAGTGCAGCATGTGCTGAGCTCCTGTTAGAGTATGGCGCCAAAGCTCAGTGGGAGTCCTGCCTTCCATCACCAACGCATGAAGCAGCCAGTAGAGGTAAGAAATTACCTGCTGAATAAATGTGGAGCACTCAACAAATGTCTCAATGACTTTGTTAAGAAATGTGTCTTGTTTTGTCTATGAAACAGCTTACTGAAGTTGAGCAAACTCTGTCATGCTTTGTACTGACAGGTCACAGTGAATGTCTGGAGGTACTGATATCCTCAGGTATAGATATTGACCAAGATCTCCCGCATTTAGGAACACCTCTGTATGTAGCCTGTGTTTCACAGCAGATCCATTGTATTCGAAAGCTTCTTTATGCAGGTATGTAATGTTTTAAATAGAAGTATTGGTAATTTGTATAATAAGCCTTTGAAGTGAGCTGTGCTCCACAAGTGAAACTAGAACCCTTGCTTGCAGGGTTGTACTATGAAGTTTATTCTGTGCTGCATGTTTCCTTATGATAAGTTACTGGGTCTTTCATAATTTTTGTGGCGTAGCAAGCatattagggaaaaaagaagtaagacAAATAAGAACAGATGTTCTAGTAGATGCAAATTTTTAGCATCTAATACTGACAGCTTTGTAGGTGTtcattttctgtaggaaaaacaAAGGTTAAAAATTGGCTTTTGAGAAAAGAATTTTTTACAGTAGTCATTGAGCTTTCACCAGAACATTTTTAGCAATGTAGTCACAccacttttcatttttcagcatgTTCTGATAGATCTTTTTACAAGGCATAGAGACTGAGTTGCCAGAGAGAAGTAAGGTAAAAGGCATTTGATCCCtaatttctcattatttaaTCAGTGAGGAAGAGGTGTTGGAGGCTCAGTCTATTTCAGCATAAGTCCAGAGATACAACTGGCACAGCTAAAGGATCATCTGCTGTATTTCAGGtgacagaaaaggcttttgtaTTCTGCAGCACAATGCATGAAAATGTATATATGAATAATTACAGACTTGCCATCTTTGCATTGGAATCGTTTTCTTAGTTAACTGCAGGTTATTTAAAACTTAAGCAAGCAGTTAAATTGTCTCTCATAAAGTCAGTCTCCTTGTATGATTAACTGTTCTGTGTcatgatttttatatttaagaaCCACAGGGGTATAATTAGTGTATTTGGGATTCAAATACTACCATACATTAAAAACAGTAACAGAAGGACATATTCTACACTCATTGGCGGCCTGAAATAGAAAAGAGTATGTAAATTGCAATTTAAGTAAACCGCTCATGtgaatctgatttttttcttatttcatcaATTTGTAAAGATGTATTGGAAGTTGAAAAGCAAATAGACAATGAAATAAGCAAGAGAATAATACTGTGGAATTGTTTCCAAATTGTTAATACTGAGAACAGTGGTTTATTCAGACTTCAATTCTAATTGCCTGGCCTGtgatattattattttaccCAAATGgagattaaaaaggaaaaaagtattgaTTAAGGGAGAAAAGTTGGTACAGAAGCCAATATTTGGTCTCAGAAGATTAGTAAATCTCTTTCAAGAAGTCTGGGTTTTTCTTCTAGAATAGTCTAGAAAGCTGTCCAGCCAACCTCAATTTTAGGTGATTAACATCTTGCCTATAAAGGAAATTCTTTCATACTGGCtagttttatttaattcttatatggactatttttttctggaatatgAGTGCAttattgcaaaataatttagttggttttaatttaatataaGTTAGGAATTCCTTATTAATACAGAAGTGCAATAGTTGCAATTTTGTGGATTAGGAGAATGAatggtttgttgggtttttttttttgtttttttttttcctattggcTTTCTTGacttaattaaaattaagtCCTTTATAGAAAAATCCTTAATAATGGTTGAATGGGATGAGAATCTATTTCAAACCCTTTGGCAACTTCAACACATGAAAAACTGTAAAGCATCCATGTTACATTCCTTGCTGAGTTGGTGTACTTACAGAAATATAAGTACTACAGCTTAGTGATCATTTTTGTAGACTTAAATAGGGaaagtatatttttatgtaGTGCAAATACTCTCTAACATGtacaaaatgtacttttttattattacgACAATAATGATGCTCACATGACctaatctgatttttcttttccttttatttttgtgaagtgttttcctttgaaaccTAGTTATGCTTAGGTAGTAAAACCTAGGATAAGTGTACGGGTTCAAAACAATCCACTCATATGATTAGCTACATTGCTATGTGACAAAATTAATGAGGTGGCTAACTTCACTGTGGGGTTCTAGGAcagtgggtgtttttttgtttgttttgtaataTCATCTTTACTCAATGACAGTTTTGATTGATCTCTTCTTACGTCTCCTTATGTGCATCTGCCCACCAGGTGCCAATGTGCAGAAAGGAAAGCATCTGGAAACCCCACtccatgctgctgcccagcattCTAGTACAGAGATTGTAAACTTACTCCTTGAATTTGGGGCAGACATAAATGCCAAAAATACAGACTTTGAGAGGCCTGTCGATTTAGCTGCTCCAAGCAGTTTAGTGGAGAGagtgctgctcctccaggaAGGTAATATTGACATGTGTCTCTTTGCAACTGTCATTTGTATTCTTAAAAACAATCGCCTCCCCCCACGCCcctgaaaaaaccccaacagccCATACAACCCATGTTGCAGAAGCTAATGCTGCGCTTTATGAAATAATCAAGTGAATTCCTTTCTGACTATGAAAATACCCAGTAATATTTAGTCTCAGGACAGAGCCTGTTGACCAAGCAGCATCTGAATTTTTACAAGCCAGAAAAGTATCTTCCTATGTTTACTAGGTGTTTACACAATTATACATTAAATGATACATTAAAGCTACATTTTTATTGGCTGTTACAGACCTTttcttgttaaaaagaaacagaaaatttcaatttcagatgaaaaacatATTTAGTCTTGACCAGCTGTCccaataattttaaaaatatcttttcaagTGCATGTAAAGCAGTTTATTTTGATAGTAGGcaaaaagtttcattttctgaattttctttgctgctttatttATATCTGAGAAGTAGTTACTGGCACTTTACAGTCCCTTAATACTCTTGCGGTATGTTGCCTTAGAGGGAGAGAGAACATCCCAAAGGGAATTGGATTTGCTCAGACTGACCTATGTGCAgcataaaaataagttaaaaaaaaaaaaaggtggggtATAAGCAGAGGAACTATTGCAGTAACTGTGAACATGTCTTTAGAGGTATTACTGATTAATGATTTTCTCCAGTCTGAATGctgctaaaaaggaaaaaacctctAAAAACATTTGGTTATCACAAAATTATCAAGGTCACGaggatttttaaaagccacagcaaacatgtgaaaatgaaaatgaattgaCATGGAATGCATGTGGGTTTGTTTCCCAGGAAACACAGCAATGTGTTCATCTTGAGGGAGTGGGGTCTTAGAGGGACAAAGGCGTGATCATGAGCTAGTAAGTGCAACAAACATGGTCCAGGGTCTCGGGGCATTTTCCCTACTTATGTGTGTTGCAATGATGCATTGGTAGTGCAGCCTGTAGTGCTGTAGTATGTATTTCACCTGCCAtgtgaataaaaaataaaaatacgaTTTCCAAAGTTGCTGACATGTTAACATATTTTCTGGGAGcaggtttttaatttaaaaacacagatttgcTGACCTGATCTTGCTTTTTTGAGTGTTTGCCTGATTATAAATAAGGCTTCAGTAGCCCCAGTATTTCTCTTTGAAGGCAAAAAGGCCatgaagaaaaaggacaaatttGCAAAATGtggactttttttttagaaatccCATTATTGTGCAAGACTGTTGTAAAACAAGTACTGGCCTTCACACCTGTATGATtatatcctttcttttttgtttgcagcCACACCCTCTTCTCTTTGTCAGCTCTGCCGATTATGTATCCGAAATTACATAGGAAGAGCTAGACTGCATCTTGTCCCACAACTCCAGTTGCCAACCATACTGAAGAATTTCTTACAGTACAGATAACAGAGTAACTAACCTTTATGAACATGAATAACAAGTACTTCTGTTTATTGTATGTTTTACCTAAAAAACTGCTGGGCAGAAAAATGCCATTTacatattactttaaaaaaatatgtatctttGACAGCTGGTGTTGGTAAATAATAATTGGGAACCATTCAGCAATTGGTACCAAGGTGCTATTAAGGCTGAATTGAATAAGTGTGCTCATACTTGGAGGAAATTATTGTATAGCTTTAGCTTAACACTTACTAAATAGCTTTAGTGCTGttaattttaattgtatttacaCTTCTAAGATCTGTTTGACACATCTGAAACATGAAGAGtttcttcattattatttgttaaGTTTGTCCAGTTGGAGTCattattttatctgtttttaaatttccatTGTTTGTGTACCTAAAAATACTGGATGACAGGTGCACTATATGCATTgttaacaataataataaaaaatgttaatttttttctttttccttatatagAAAATTCATTAATGAAAAAGTGTGAGAGAAActtcctttatttccttctaactgcctgtgctgtgaattGGAATTATGCTGCTGCGAATATAGCCGTAGTTTTTTCAGCCACACACACTTCTGTGGTGGGgtgaccctggctggacacgAATATCCCAcgaaagctgctctgtcactcccctctgcagctggacagggaagagaatatataacaaaaggctcatggcttgagataagaacagggagagatcactcaccagttactgtcACTGTTTAATTTATCTCTAAtgaaatcagagtaggataacgggaaataaacccaaatcttAAAAccaccttccccccacccctctcTTAGTGGGATTAATGTTCACTCTAATTTTCAGTACCTCCTCCCCATTAGTCCTCCACAAAATTCTCCAGTCTGAGCCCTTCCACAGGTTTTAGTTCTTCATGAACAGCATGGGTCTCTTCCATGGGGTGCCTCCTTCAggaacaagctgctccagtATGGCTTCCCCACAGGGTCACAAGCCTTGGCAGGAAACCTGCCCCAGCCTCGGCTTCTCTCTCCATCAGGCTACAGGTCCTACTGggagcctgctccagcttgggcttcccacagggtcacagccttcttcaggcatccctgtgctccagagTGCGGTCCCCATGTGCTGCACATGAATATCTGCTCCTCTGTTAAccttcatgggctgcaggggacagcctgcctcaccacaggctgcaccatgggctgcttATACCCTTGCATGGTGACAATTGCCAGTTGTGTCAAAAAAGGTGATATGACTACTCCAGTTAAATTCAGTACTTCTTTCCTTAGGCTTTTCATTTGGTCTTTGAGAACAGATTACTTCCTCAGTGACTGACATTCAATTCCTGCAAACCAAAGCATGAGATGCTTGAAAATTTACCACTTGTCCTTGGTGATTCACCCTCTTCCATTCCTTTTCAGTGACTCGGTATTTATGTTCCTACTGGAAAGGTGCTAAGTGAGGAACTAACTATAGAGGAAGATTTCACAAAGAAGAAGGCTAACTCAGTTGCTAAATTATATCCACCTAACAAAAATGTAGCTCTCTGACACTTGCCCTCATTAAAAGTAATCttaatttgtttctgttctctgcaaATACTCTAGTGAGGGCATTTTCTAGACTCCCTGTAAAAGACAGGCAGATGCAAGTAAGAGGAACTGATTAAGAGTCCATGTTGTACATACTCTGGAGCAAgttgggtggttttggtttt
Proteins encoded:
- the ASB5 gene encoding ankyrin repeat and SOCS box protein 5 isoform X2, producing MSRIYNCNWLEVPWGDGDLGSWADRSPLHEAASQGRLLSLKTLLSQGYNVDTLTIDQVTPLHEACLGDHVGCARILLEAGANVNATTIDGVTPLFNACSRGSAACAELLLEYGAKAQWESCLPSPTHEAASRGHSECLEVLISSGIDIDQDLPHLGTPLYVACVSQQIHCIRKLLYAGANVQKGKHLETPLHAAAQHSSTEIVNLLLEFGADINAKNTDFERPVDLAAPSSLVERVLLLQEATPSSLCQLCRLCIRNYIGRARLHLVPQLQLPTILKNFLQYR
- the ASB5 gene encoding ankyrin repeat and SOCS box protein 5 isoform X3 produces the protein MFIFLFSRLKEMSRIYNCNWLEVPWGDGDLGSWADRSPLHEAASQGRLLSLKTLLSQGYNVDTLTIDQVTPLHEACLGDHVGCARILLEAGANVNATTIDGVTPLFNACSRGSAACAELLLEYGAKAQWESCLPSPTHEAASRGHSECLEVLISSGIDIDQDLPHLGTPLYVACVSQQIHCIRKLLYAATPSSLCQLCRLCIRNYIGRARLHLVPQLQLPTILKNFLQYR
- the ASB5 gene encoding ankyrin repeat and SOCS box protein 5 isoform X1 codes for the protein MFIFLFSRLKEMSRIYNCNWLEVPWGDGDLGSWADRSPLHEAASQGRLLSLKTLLSQGYNVDTLTIDQVTPLHEACLGDHVGCARILLEAGANVNATTIDGVTPLFNACSRGSAACAELLLEYGAKAQWESCLPSPTHEAASRGHSECLEVLISSGIDIDQDLPHLGTPLYVACVSQQIHCIRKLLYAGANVQKGKHLETPLHAAAQHSSTEIVNLLLEFGADINAKNTDFERPVDLAAPSSLVERVLLLQEATPSSLCQLCRLCIRNYIGRARLHLVPQLQLPTILKNFLQYR